From a single Pseudobacteroides sp. genomic region:
- a CDS encoding zinc ribbon domain-containing protein, translating to MTLFLLIIVAIAIYYLFLYKDINGKKFFTNNEKRCSNCKNIVEESFNVCPICKETLKKKCENCGERVSPAWKYCPYCENLNNK from the coding sequence ATGACATTGTTTTTATTAATTATTGTGGCGATAGCTATCTATTACCTCTTTTTATATAAAGATATTAATGGAAAGAAATTCTTTACAAACAATGAGAAGAGATGTTCGAATTGTAAAAACATAGTTGAAGAAAGCTTTAATGTGTGCCCTATTTGTAAGGAAACATTAAAAAAGAAATGTGAAAATTGCGGAGAAAGAGTAAGTCCAGCGTGGAAGTATTGCCCGTACTGTGAAAATTTAAATAATAAATAA